A single genomic interval of Heteronotia binoei isolate CCM8104 ecotype False Entrance Well chromosome 11, APGP_CSIRO_Hbin_v1, whole genome shotgun sequence harbors:
- the CABP1 gene encoding calcium-binding protein 1 isoform X1 translates to MGNCVKSPLRNLSKKKIHHEEKTCYKAVQTSEEGSSGCEYQGPLMVLAQNCAVMHNLLGPACIFLRKGFAENRQPDRELRPEEIEELKEAFKEFDKDKDGYINCRDLGNCMRTMGYMPTEMELIELSQQINMNLGGHVDFDDFVELMGPKLLAETADMIGVKELRDAFREFDTNGDGEISTTELREAMKKLLGQQVGHRDIEDIIRDVDLNGDGRVDFEEFVRMMSR, encoded by the exons AAGATCCACCATGAGGAGAAGACATGCTATAAGGCTGTCCAGACGAGCGAGGAGGGGTCGTCGGGCTGCGAGTACCAGGGCCCACTCATGGTGCTGGCCCAGAACTGCGCCGTGATGCACAACCTCCTGGGGCCAGCATGCATCTTCCTGAGGAAGGGCTTCGCAGAAAACAGGCAGCCA gaTAGAGAGCTGCGTCCAGAAGAAATAGAAG AGCTGAAAGAAGCATTCAAGGAGTTTGACAAAGACAAGGATGGCTACATCAACTGCCGGGACTTGGGAAACTGTATGAGGACTATGGGTTACATGCCTACTGAAATGGAGCTTATAGAATTATCCCAACAAATTAACATGAATT TGGGTGGCCATGTAGATTTTGATGACTTTGTGGAGCTGATGGGACCAAAGCTTCTGGCAGAGACAGCAGATATGATTGGGGTCAAGGAACTACGAGACGCTTTCAGAGAG tttgacACCAATGGTGATGGAGAGATTAGCACTACTGAACTACGAGAAGCTATGAAGAAACTACTTGGACAACAGGTGGGGCACCGGGACATAGAGGATATTATACGAGACGTAGACCTGAATGGAGATGGACGAGTGGATTTTGAAG